The Pseudodesulfovibrio cashew genomic sequence GGGCCTGGAGCGGCCCGGGCTCTCGGCGATGAAGCAGCCGAGCCATGCGCCGCCCAAGGCGCCGAGCAGGGCGCCCACGCCGAGGAAGAAGGGCGCGCCGAAGATGGCTCCGGCCACCGCGCCGATGATGCCGCCGATGTTGCCCCGTCTGGATGCGCCGTATTTACCGGCATAGCGGGCCTGGAGAATAAACTCCATGGCTTCGGCAATGCCCGCCACCACGCCCATGATGATGACGTAGTTCCAGGACATGGACTCGGGGTAGAGGTATCTCCACAGCGCGATCAGCCCCAGGGCCAGCCAGTTGGCGGGCATGGAGAAGAGCTGAAGCACCTGGGACAGGCACAGCAGGAGGATGACCAGAACGGCCCAGACGTATTCC encodes the following:
- a CDS encoding DUF456 domain-containing protein, whose amino-acid sequence is MEYVWAVLVILLLCLSQVLQLFSMPANWLALGLIALWRYLYPESMSWNYVIIMGVVAGIAEAMEFILQARYAGKYGASRRGNIGGIIGAVAGAIFGAPFFLGVGALLGALGGAWLGCFIAESPGRSRPEAMLAAKGAFVGKALGFTLKTAIGAVIVVMSIPRVWP